From a single Planococcus shenhongbingii genomic region:
- a CDS encoding RluA family pseudouridine synthase, whose translation MEDLTIEITEEMAGERIDKAVSSIDEDWSRSQIANWVKDGAVKVNGVTVKPNYKVRMDDIIIVSPPLLEELDVIPEDLNLEIVYEDADVLVVNKPRGMVVHPAPGHAGGTLVNGLMFHCTDLSGINGVARPGIVHRIDKDTSGLLMVAKNDMAHTSLVDQLVKKTVTRKYMALVHGHIPHDKGTIDAPIGRDVKDRQKMAVIDKGKHAITHFRVLERFGNYTLVECRLETGRTHQIRVHMKYIGFPLVGDPKYGPKKTMDIGGQALHAEVIGFNHPRTGEYLEFSAEAPEEFSELLESLREKD comes from the coding sequence TTTGACAATAGAAATAACAGAAGAAATGGCTGGCGAACGGATTGACAAAGCCGTATCGTCAATCGACGAAGACTGGTCCCGCTCACAAATCGCCAACTGGGTAAAAGACGGCGCTGTAAAAGTGAACGGCGTAACAGTTAAACCGAATTACAAAGTACGTATGGATGACATCATTATCGTCTCTCCGCCATTACTGGAAGAGCTGGATGTGATTCCAGAAGATTTAAATTTGGAAATCGTCTACGAAGATGCGGATGTTCTGGTCGTGAATAAGCCTAGAGGAATGGTGGTTCACCCGGCTCCGGGACATGCAGGAGGCACTCTTGTAAATGGACTTATGTTCCATTGCACGGATTTATCAGGCATTAACGGCGTTGCGCGTCCTGGGATCGTCCACCGTATTGACAAAGATACATCAGGCTTATTGATGGTTGCCAAAAATGATATGGCCCATACTTCTTTAGTCGATCAGTTAGTGAAAAAGACAGTTACCAGAAAATACATGGCCCTTGTCCATGGCCATATTCCGCATGATAAAGGGACAATTGATGCGCCGATAGGCCGGGATGTGAAAGACCGCCAGAAGATGGCAGTCATTGATAAAGGCAAACATGCTATTACGCATTTTCGTGTACTGGAGCGTTTCGGCAATTACACATTGGTTGAGTGCCGTTTGGAGACAGGCCGCACCCATCAGATCCGTGTTCATATGAAATATATCGGTTTCCCATTAGTTGGAGACCCGAAGTATGGACCGAAAAAAACGATGGATATTGGCGGGCAAGCGCTGCATGCTGAAGTCATTGGCTTTAATCATCCGCGAACTGGTGAATATCTTGAATTTTCCGCTGAAGCGCCAGAGGAATTCTCTGAGCTTTTGGAATCTCTTCGAGAGAAAGATTGA
- a CDS encoding aspartate carbamoyltransferase catalytic subunit, with product MPNVLTMNNLKNSTIMKLLKRAGEFERGEQHPMTGTIVNLFYEPSTRTKMSFEMAEHKMGLTVLPFETAFSSVQKGETLYDTVKTFESIGVNGIVIRHEEEAYYEELKGCNVAIINGGDGSGQHPTQSLLDLYTIHQEFGRFEGIHVTIVGDIAHSRVAKSNAAALEQLGAKVSFVCPKEWSGNYKTSQNLDDFLADTDVVMMLRVQHERHAVSALFSKENYHAQYGLTVERERKMKDSAIIMHPAPINRGVEIADCLVECERSRIFKQMANGVFVRMAVLEYALKGRE from the coding sequence TTGCCAAACGTACTGACAATGAACAACTTGAAAAATTCAACCATCATGAAATTGCTGAAACGGGCAGGAGAATTCGAGCGCGGCGAGCAACATCCAATGACAGGCACTATCGTCAACTTGTTCTATGAACCAAGCACACGGACGAAAATGAGTTTTGAAATGGCGGAACATAAAATGGGGCTGACGGTGCTGCCCTTCGAAACTGCATTTTCAAGTGTCCAAAAAGGAGAGACTTTGTATGACACTGTCAAAACTTTTGAATCGATTGGCGTGAACGGAATCGTTATCCGACACGAAGAAGAAGCTTATTATGAAGAACTTAAAGGCTGCAATGTCGCCATCATTAACGGAGGCGATGGTTCGGGGCAGCATCCGACACAGTCATTGCTGGACTTGTACACCATCCACCAGGAGTTCGGCCGGTTTGAAGGAATCCATGTAACGATTGTTGGAGACATCGCCCATAGCCGGGTGGCAAAATCAAATGCTGCGGCACTTGAACAGCTCGGTGCCAAAGTTTCGTTCGTCTGTCCGAAAGAATGGAGCGGCAACTACAAAACGTCGCAAAACCTGGATGACTTTCTCGCTGATACAGATGTGGTCATGATGCTGCGCGTCCAGCACGAACGCCATGCGGTATCCGCCTTGTTCTCAAAAGAAAACTATCACGCACAATATGGCCTGACCGTTGAGCGTGAACGGAAAATGAAAGACTCGGCGATCATTATGCACCCCGCTCCAATCAATAGAGGAGTTGAAATCGCGGATTGCCTAGTAGAATGCGAACGTTCGCGGATATTCAAACAAATGGCAAACGGAGTTTTTGTCCGGATGGCTGTACTGGAATATGCATTAAAAGGGAGAGAATGA
- a CDS encoding carbamoyl phosphate synthase small subunit: MMKRYLILEDGTVFEGTAFGSDTASVGEVVFNTSMTGYQEILSDPSYCGQIVTMTYPLIGNYGINSDDFESIQPAVKGMVVREVAEYPSNFRCNSTLDDLFRIKNIPGIAEIDTRKLTRLIRSKGSIKGVLTAAGEEVNVDEVVAKLKGTEMPNNQVEQVSTARPYPSPGRGKRVVLIDYGMKHGILRELNNRDCDVIVVPYNTTSQEILAWGPDGVMLSNGPGDPKDVEQCVEVVRELLGQVPIFGICLGHQLFARACGAETFKLKFGHRGGNHPVKDLATGRVEITSQNHGYAVDEDTLQGTRLKVTHRAINDGTNEGLAHLDYPAFTVQYHPESSPGPEDSNYLFDRFIDIMSATRKEQQYA; encoded by the coding sequence ATAATGAAACGGTATTTAATTCTAGAAGACGGAACGGTATTTGAAGGTACGGCATTCGGCAGCGACACTGCATCAGTGGGCGAAGTGGTGTTCAACACGAGCATGACAGGGTATCAGGAAATTTTATCGGATCCATCTTACTGCGGACAGATTGTCACCATGACGTACCCATTGATTGGCAATTACGGCATTAACAGCGATGATTTTGAATCCATCCAGCCTGCTGTAAAAGGCATGGTGGTCCGTGAAGTTGCCGAATATCCATCCAATTTCCGCTGCAACTCAACACTTGATGATTTATTCCGCATAAAAAATATTCCGGGAATTGCTGAAATAGATACCCGCAAATTGACGCGGCTGATTCGTTCCAAAGGCTCAATCAAAGGGGTTTTGACAGCTGCAGGCGAAGAAGTGAACGTCGATGAAGTGGTGGCAAAACTTAAGGGAACGGAAATGCCGAATAATCAAGTGGAGCAGGTTTCAACAGCACGCCCTTATCCAAGCCCTGGCCGCGGCAAACGGGTGGTTCTGATTGACTACGGCATGAAGCACGGCATCTTGCGTGAATTGAATAATCGGGATTGCGACGTGATCGTTGTCCCTTATAACACAACTTCTCAAGAAATTTTGGCTTGGGGGCCGGACGGTGTCATGTTGTCAAATGGTCCTGGAGATCCGAAAGACGTAGAACAATGTGTCGAGGTGGTTCGGGAACTACTCGGCCAAGTGCCGATTTTCGGAATTTGTCTGGGCCACCAGCTGTTTGCCCGTGCCTGTGGAGCCGAAACCTTCAAACTGAAATTCGGACATCGCGGCGGCAATCATCCGGTAAAAGATTTGGCGACAGGAAGAGTGGAAATCACTTCACAAAACCATGGCTATGCAGTGGATGAAGATACTTTGCAGGGCACGCGCCTGAAAGTAACGCATAGAGCGATCAACGACGGCACCAATGAAGGGCTCGCCCACTTGGATTACCCCGCGTTTACCGTGCAATATCATCCGGAATCATCACCTGGACCGGAAGATTCAAACTATCTGTTCGACCGTTTTATCGACATTATGAGCGCAACTCGAAAGGAGCAGCAATATGCCTAA
- a CDS encoding dihydroorotase: MELLIKNVKMLENGELTETDVRVAQGKVKEIGANLNPNGENEIDGKGRMIAPGFVDVHVHLREPGGEQKETIESGTKSAAKGGYTTICAMPNTRPVPDTKENLQHVNDLIEKNALIRVLPYASITIREAGKERTNLQELKENGAFAFTDDGVGIQQAGMMYETMLDAAKIDMPVVAHCEDNSLIYDGVMHEGRRSSELGLNGIPSIAESVHIARDILLAEAAGAHYHVCHVSTKESVRVIRDAKRAGIHVTAEVTPHHLLLSEDDIPGDDANWKMNPPLRAKEDLEALHEGLLDGTLDFIATDHAPHTLQEKSNGMQKAPFGIVGFETAFPLLYTKFVETGKWTLQQLIDWLTIKPSETFGLPYGTMEVGTTADLVLLDLEKEQPIQINEFLTKGRNTPFGGWSCIGWPAMTIYGGQIVWQEETK, encoded by the coding sequence ATGGAATTGTTGATTAAAAACGTGAAGATGCTGGAAAACGGAGAACTGACAGAGACGGATGTGCGAGTTGCACAAGGGAAGGTTAAGGAAATTGGAGCTAATTTGAATCCTAATGGAGAAAATGAAATAGACGGCAAAGGCCGGATGATCGCACCAGGATTTGTAGATGTTCATGTGCATTTGCGTGAACCAGGCGGCGAGCAAAAAGAAACAATCGAAAGCGGGACAAAATCTGCAGCCAAAGGCGGCTATACGACAATCTGTGCGATGCCGAATACACGTCCAGTGCCGGATACGAAAGAAAATCTGCAGCATGTCAACGATTTGATTGAGAAAAATGCGCTTATCCGAGTTTTGCCGTATGCTTCCATCACCATCCGGGAAGCCGGAAAAGAACGCACGAACTTGCAGGAACTTAAAGAAAACGGCGCTTTCGCTTTCACGGATGACGGAGTCGGCATACAGCAAGCGGGAATGATGTACGAAACGATGCTGGACGCTGCAAAGATCGATATGCCGGTTGTGGCACATTGTGAAGACAATAGCCTGATATATGACGGCGTCATGCATGAAGGCAGACGAAGCAGCGAACTTGGGCTTAATGGAATTCCATCGATTGCTGAATCGGTTCATATTGCTCGGGACATTCTGCTGGCGGAAGCAGCAGGTGCACATTATCACGTATGCCACGTTTCTACGAAAGAATCAGTCCGTGTCATCCGCGATGCAAAACGTGCAGGCATCCACGTAACGGCAGAAGTGACGCCGCACCATTTACTGCTGTCGGAAGACGATATTCCGGGAGATGACGCCAACTGGAAAATGAACCCGCCGCTTCGTGCCAAAGAAGATTTAGAAGCGCTGCACGAAGGCTTGCTGGACGGCACACTGGACTTTATTGCGACAGACCATGCACCGCACACATTGCAAGAAAAATCGAACGGCATGCAAAAAGCGCCTTTTGGCATCGTCGGATTTGAAACGGCGTTTCCGCTGCTGTATACAAAGTTCGTCGAAACCGGCAAATGGACGCTGCAGCAATTGATTGACTGGCTGACCATTAAACCAAGCGAAACATTCGGACTGCCTTATGGAACAATGGAAGTTGGCACAACAGCTGATTTAGTGCTGCTGGATTTGGAAAAAGAACAGCCAATCCAAATCAATGAATTTTTAACCAAAGGCAGAAATACTCCATTCGGCGGCTGGAGTTGCATCGGATGGCCGGCAATGACAATTTACGGTGGACAAATCGTATGGCAGGAGGAGACAAAATAA
- a CDS encoding solute carrier family 23 protein, translated as MNEAVLDVQDQPKTVQWISLSLQHMFAMFGATILVPKLVGLSPAIALLTSGIATIIFILITQFKVPAYLGSSFAFIVPITIATETGGIGSAMIGAMFVSLVYAIVALIIWKTGYRWLMELLPPIVVGPVIIVIGLALSGTAVDMAMNITVDGVSQYSMKHFSAALVTLITAIICNIYFKNIISLMPILIGIIAGYLYSAAIGIIDYAPIDQANWFQVPDFLIPGIDYSFTVTPTLLFVMVPIAIVTISEHIGHQLVLGKIVERNYIKDPGLHRSILGDGLGTLVSSFVGGPPKTTYGENIGVLAITRVFSIYVIIGAAVFAILFSFFGKLMAVIETIPTAVLGGISILLFGIIASSGLRMLVDNRINFGDKRNLVISSVILVIGIGGAKIQFSESFSIEGMALAAIVGVLLNLILPGRNKDEIDHGT; from the coding sequence GTGAATGAAGCAGTACTCGATGTACAAGATCAACCGAAAACGGTCCAATGGATTTCATTGAGCCTACAGCATATGTTCGCCATGTTCGGTGCGACGATTCTCGTTCCAAAATTGGTCGGCTTGAGCCCGGCGATTGCGCTTTTGACAAGCGGCATCGCAACTATCATTTTTATCCTTATCACTCAGTTCAAAGTGCCGGCTTATCTCGGTTCATCGTTTGCGTTTATTGTGCCAATCACCATTGCAACTGAAACCGGCGGCATCGGTTCAGCGATGATCGGAGCGATGTTTGTGTCGCTCGTCTATGCCATCGTCGCATTGATCATCTGGAAGACCGGCTACCGGTGGCTGATGGAACTGCTCCCGCCGATTGTAGTGGGGCCGGTCATTATCGTCATCGGACTGGCATTGTCTGGAACAGCGGTTGATATGGCGATGAACATAACGGTAGACGGTGTGAGCCAATATAGCATGAAACATTTCTCTGCAGCACTTGTGACATTAATAACTGCCATCATCTGTAATATCTACTTTAAGAATATCATCAGCTTGATGCCAATCCTGATCGGCATCATTGCAGGGTATCTGTACTCGGCAGCCATCGGAATTATCGATTATGCACCGATTGATCAAGCGAACTGGTTCCAAGTGCCGGACTTTCTGATTCCGGGAATCGACTACAGCTTTACCGTAACGCCGACGCTGCTGTTCGTCATGGTGCCGATTGCAATCGTAACCATTTCCGAACACATCGGACACCAGCTGGTACTTGGGAAAATAGTTGAACGGAACTACATAAAAGATCCCGGTCTTCACCGCTCGATTCTTGGAGACGGCCTGGGCACATTGGTTTCATCTTTTGTCGGAGGGCCACCGAAGACAACTTACGGCGAAAACATCGGAGTTCTTGCCATCACGCGCGTATTCAGCATCTATGTCATCATCGGAGCCGCTGTGTTTGCCATCTTGTTCTCGTTTTTCGGAAAACTGATGGCAGTCATCGAGACCATTCCAACAGCGGTTTTAGGCGGCATCTCCATCCTGCTGTTCGGTATTATCGCATCATCCGGCCTGCGCATGCTGGTAGACAACCGCATCAATTTTGGAGACAAACGGAACCTGGTCATTTCTTCGGTTATCTTGGTTATCGGGATCGGCGGAGCGAAAATTCAGTTCAGCGAGTCGTTCTCAATCGAAGGAATGGCGTTGGCAGCCATCGTAGGCGTTTTACTGAATCTGATCTTGCCAGGACGCAATAAAGACGAAATTGATCACGGAACTTAA
- the pyrR gene encoding bifunctional pyr operon transcriptional regulator/uracil phosphoribosyltransferase PyrR yields MAEKADILDEKAIARAITRIAHEIIERNKGIDDCILVGIKTRGAFIAKRLAEKIEQIEGKPILTGELDITLYRDDLSLKNKNQEPLVQQVDISHNISNKKVVLVDDVLYTGRTVRAAMDAVMDLGRPAQIQLAVLIDRGHRELPIRADFVGKNIPTSSNERIVVQMEESDGSDRVAIHE; encoded by the coding sequence ATGGCAGAAAAAGCGGATATTTTGGATGAAAAAGCGATTGCAAGAGCCATCACCCGAATCGCCCATGAAATCATTGAACGCAATAAAGGAATCGACGATTGCATTTTGGTCGGCATTAAAACAAGAGGAGCATTCATTGCAAAGCGACTCGCTGAAAAGATAGAGCAAATTGAAGGCAAGCCGATTTTAACCGGTGAGCTGGACATTACACTTTACCGGGATGATTTGAGTCTCAAGAACAAGAATCAGGAGCCACTGGTCCAGCAAGTGGATATCTCGCATAATATTTCAAACAAAAAAGTGGTGTTGGTGGATGATGTCCTGTATACAGGTAGAACGGTCAGAGCTGCCATGGACGCTGTCATGGATCTTGGCCGCCCGGCACAGATCCAGTTGGCTGTCTTGATTGACCGGGGCCACCGGGAATTGCCGATACGGGCGGATTTTGTCGGTAAGAACATCCCGACATCAAGCAACGAACGCATCGTCGTTCAAATGGAAGAAAGTGACGGCAGCGATCGTGTAGCGATACACGAATAG